Proteins found in one Calditrichota bacterium genomic segment:
- a CDS encoding nucleotidyltransferase domain-containing protein produces the protein MISEKQIKVIANRIAKKIKTSRIFVFGSFAYGKPGQDSDLDLCIITNLMNRRKIEIMREIRREISRDYQIPMDILIYDNKEFEERARHQNTLEHKILKQGILVYG, from the coding sequence ATGATTTCTGAAAAACAAATCAAAGTCATAGCAAATCGAATTGCAAAAAAAATAAAAACAAGTAGAATTTTTGTGTTTGGCTCTTTTGCCTATGGGAAACCCGGGCAAGATAGCGACTTGGACTTATGCATTATTACTAATCTCATGAATAGAAGAAAAATTGAAATAATGAGAGAAATTCGCAGAGAAATCTCTCGGGATTATCAGATACCAATGGATATTTTAATCTACGATAATAAAGAATTTGAGGAGAGAGCGCGCCATCAAAATACATTAGAGCATAAAATTTTAAAACAGGGAATTTTAGTGTATGGATAA
- a CDS encoding HEPN domain-containing protein — protein MDNRALAKEWFDIAAVDLSSAKYLQNMHPVPIEIICYHCQQSSEKYLKGFLALKGHEIIKTHDLILLNNLCCKHDADFERIEEECLRLTDYGVNIRYPYLMDLNMDDMKLAIKDANKIQNFILEKVSSKKDNTD, from the coding sequence ATGGATAATCGAGCACTAGCCAAAGAATGGTTCGATATTGCTGCTGTAGATTTATCCTCTGCAAAATACCTACAAAATATGCATCCTGTTCCTATAGAAATAATATGCTACCACTGTCAGCAATCATCAGAGAAATATTTGAAAGGCTTTTTGGCATTAAAAGGACATGAGATAATAAAAACACATGACCTGATATTGCTGAATAATTTATGTTGTAAGCACGATGCGGATTTTGAAAGGATTGAAGAAGAATGCCTGCGCCTTACAGATTATGGAGTTAATATAAGATATCCCTATCTAATGGATTTAAACATGGACGACATGAAGTTAGCCATAAAAGATGCGAATAAAATACAGAACTTTATTTTGGAAAAAGTTTCATCTAAAAAAGATAACACAGATTGA